Proteins encoded together in one Psilocybe cubensis strain MGC-MH-2018 chromosome 8, whole genome shotgun sequence window:
- a CDS encoding Histone H2A, translating to MALASENREQVTAIFGDALPITCEAYIDAFRDFVEHLSTLNCNHHHPPKPPTSFTTNLSTCGKGKSGKSSAGGKISGGGDGKSQSRSAKAGLQFPVGRVHRLLKKGNYAQRVGAGAPVYLAAVLEYLAAEILELAGNAARDNKKQRIVPRHLQLAIRNDEELNRLLGNVVISQGGVVPHIAAELLPSKSSKSKKDAEEA from the exons ATGGCGTTGGCCTCCGAGAATCGAGAACAGGTCACGGCAATTTTTGGTGACGCGCTGCCGATCACGTGCGAGGCATATATAGACGCGTTTCGTGACTTTGTTGAGCATCTTTCCACCTTGAActgcaaccaccaccatccacccAAGCCTCCCACCTCTTTCACAACTAATCTATCGACATG CGGCAAAG GAAAATCCGGAAAATCTTCTGCTGGTGGCAAAATTAGCGGCGGTGGTGATGGAAAATCTCAGTCGCGCTCCGCCAAGGCCGGTCTTCAATTCCCCGTCGGTCGTGTCCACCGTCTGTTGAAGAAGGGTAACTACGCCCAGCGTGTCGGTGCTGGTGCCCCAG TCTACTTGGCTGCGGTCCTCGAATATCTCGCTGCCGAGATTCTCGAACTTGCGGGTAATGCTGCTCGTGATAACAAGAAACAACGTATTGTCCCACGTCATCTTCAGCTCGCCATCCGCAACGACGAAGA GTTGAACAGACTGCTTGGGAACGTTGTCATCTCTCAAGGAGGTGTTGTGCCTCACATTGCCGCT GAACTGCTCCCCAGCAAATCCAG CAAATCCAAGAAGGACGCCGAAGAGGCATAA